One Anoplopoma fimbria isolate UVic2021 breed Golden Eagle Sablefish chromosome 21, Afim_UVic_2022, whole genome shotgun sequence DNA segment encodes these proteins:
- the mtpap gene encoding poly(A) RNA polymerase, mitochondrial, which produces MASSLAVCRLHMKGRGSLLKCLQKADTFFRRNIGTNAVAAQEEKEGFKSLYAVQEERQEQAERSVLISCQSRTNEKKFLKYLSRHGDINKYFFYESYGIYAVVEFSNRESLASLLEEAAIPGVSHESMLPFKSRLLSLRNLGSADSPNQQSVQQCQPQTSIPINELIQRLSREESIDQQITSLTDVYQLTEENSRLRFLVCSLLKDIAAAYFPECTIKPFGSSVNGFGKLGCDLDMFLDLDGISGRNAKMPKSGLWLEYQMKRANSERAVTQSILSVIGECVDQFGPGCVGVQKILNARCPLVRFAHQPSGFQCDLTANNRVAMKSTELLYLYRELDPRVRHLVFTVRCWARAHGITSSIPGAWISNFSLTVMVLFFLQRRSPPIIPTLDHLRDLAGPADKSVIEGNDCTFVSDFNKIQLQSNTETLEKLLREFFEFYATFAFNRMSISIRKGKEQNKPEVAPLHIQNPFETSLNVSKNVNVTQLERFVALCQESSWLLQQSETNTPSGGKEGKASTPWGLATLLMPTQVAGIKGRKKRKREPASERIKSLLESLKNTNQPNKS; this is translated from the exons ATGGCGTCCTCCTTAGCGGTGTGCAGGTTACATATGAAAGGAAGGGGCAGCCTGCTGAAGTGCCTACAGAAGGCCGATACATTTTTTCGCAGGAATATTGGAACAAACGCCGTTGCTGCGCAAG aagaaaaagaaggattCAAATCTTTGTATGCTGTTCAGGAGGAAAGACAAGAACAGGCAGAGAGATCTGTTCTCATCAGCTGCCAATCCAGAACTAATGAGAAGAAGTTCCTCAAGTATTTATCAAGACATGGAGATATCAATAAATACTTCTTTTATGAAAGCTAT GGCATTTACGCTGTGGTGGAATTTTCCAACCGGGAGAGTCTTGCTTCATTACTTGAAGAGGCTGCCATCCCCGGTGTCAGCCATGAATCCATGTTGCCTTTTAAATCAAGGCTGCTGTCGCTGAGGAACCTTGGCTCAGCAGACTCCCCAAACCAGCAATCAGTCCAGCAGTGCCAACCACAAACATCCATCCCCATCAACGAGCTCATACAGAGACTGTCCAGAGAGGAAAGT ATAGACCAACAGATAACCTCCCTAACAGATGTCTATCAGCTAACGGAGGAGAACAGCCGGCTGCGTTTCCTTGTTTGCTCTCTGCTCAAGGACATCGCTGCTGCTTATTTCCCCGAATGCACCATCAAGCCATTTGGCTCATCAGTGAACGGCTTTGGAAAGCTAGGCTGTGACCTGGATATGTTTCTGGACCTGGATGGCATCAGTGGAAGAAATGCAAAGATG CCAAAATCAGGTTTGTGGCTGGAGTACCAGATGAAGAGGGCCAACTCAGAGCGGGCCGTCACCCAGAGCATCCTGTCTGTCATCGGGGAGTGCGTGGACCAGTTTGGGCCTGGTTGCGTGGGGGTGCAGAAGATACTCAACGCACGATGCCCCCTGGTCCGTTTCGCCCACCAGCCTTCTGGTTTTCAGTGTGACCTTACAGCCAACAACAG GGTGGCGATGAAGAGCACCGAGCTGCTCTACCTGTACAGAGAGCTGGACCCGCGCGTTCGACATCTGGTGTTCACCGTGCGCTGTTGGGCCCGAGCTCACGGTATCACCAGCAGCATCCCCGGGGCCTGGATCAGCAACTTCTCCCTCACTGTCATGGTGCTGTTCTTCCTGCAGAGGAGGAGCCCTCCCATCATCCCCACGCTGGACCACCTCAGGGACCTAGCAG GTCCCGCGGACAAGAGCGTGATTGAGGGGAACGACTGCACGTTCGTCAGCGACTTCAACAAGATCCAGCTCCAGAGCAACACGGAAACACTGG AGAAACTGCTGCGTGAATTCTTTGAGTTCTACGCCACCTTTGCATTCAACAGGATGTCCATAAGTATCCGAAag GGAAAAGAGCAGAACAAGCCAGAGGTAGCCCCGCTGCACATCCAGAACCCGTTCGAAACCTCCCTCAACGTCAGCAAGAACGTCAACGTCACACAGCTGGAGCGCTTTGTGGCGTTGTGTCAGGAGAGCTCCTGGCTGCTCCAGCAGAGTGAAACCAACACACCCAGCGGTGGTAAAGAGGGAAAGGCTTCCACACCTTGGGGACTCGCTACCCTCCTCATGCCCACGCAGGTTGCAGGGATCAAAGGTcgcaagaaaaggaaaagggagCCGGCTAGTGAGAGGATCAAGAGCTTGCTGGAATCCTTGAAGAATACCAATCAGCCTAACAAAAGCTAA